Proteins encoded within one genomic window of Cucumis sativus cultivar 9930 chromosome 3, Cucumber_9930_V3, whole genome shotgun sequence:
- the LOC101203667 gene encoding protein RADIALIS-like 3 produces the protein MGSGSNWTAKQNKVFENALAIYDKDTPERWQNLARAVGGKTAEEVKRHYERLVEDVNKIETGQVPFPNYRRSVPAARGFYFLDQEQRMRSLQLN, from the exons ATGGGGTCTGGATCCAATTGGACGGCCAAACAGAACAAAGTGTTTGAAAATGCTTTAGCCATCTACGACAAAGACACGCCGGAGCGGTGGCAGAATCTGGCCAGAGCCGTCGGGGGCAAGACCGCGGAGGAAGTGAAACGACACTACGAAAGGTTGGTTGAAGATGTGAACAAGATCGAAACCGGCCAAGTTCCTTTCCCTAATTACAGAAGGTCCGTACCTGCCGCCCGAGGATTTTACTTTCTTGACCAAGAACAAAG GATGAGGAGTCTGCAATTGAATTGA